From the bacterium genome, one window contains:
- the metW gene encoding methionine biosynthesis protein MetW, translating to MSPAGTRIDHDIILDIVPRGAKVLDLGCGDGSLLEKLVRTKDVRGSGIEISDEGIRECIAKGLAVLQEDIDHGLKDYPDRSFDYIILNQTLQAVKKPHVVLSEMLRVGEKAVVGFPNFAHWKMRAYLLVRGRMPKTEYLPYEWFDTPNIHFCTVTDFEEYCRKFSLRVEQRVYLSNDHGGRVLRGFGPNLFAESAVYLLSKK from the coding sequence TTGAGTCCCGCAGGTACGCGGATCGACCACGACATCATCCTCGACATCGTCCCCCGCGGCGCGAAGGTGCTCGACCTCGGGTGCGGCGACGGATCGCTCCTCGAGAAGCTGGTGCGCACGAAGGATGTCCGCGGCAGCGGGATCGAGATCTCGGACGAGGGGATCCGGGAGTGCATCGCCAAGGGGCTCGCCGTCCTGCAGGAAGACATCGACCACGGGTTGAAGGATTACCCCGACCGGTCGTTCGACTACATCATCCTCAACCAGACGCTGCAGGCGGTGAAGAAGCCCCACGTCGTCCTGTCGGAGATGCTCCGCGTGGGAGAGAAGGCGGTGGTCGGGTTCCCGAACTTCGCCCACTGGAAGATGCGGGCGTACCTGCTGGTGCGCGGCCGGATGCCGAAGACCGAGTATCTCCCCTACGAGTGGTTCGACACTCCGAACATCCACTTCTGCACCGTGACGGATTTCGAGGAGTATTGCCGGAAGTTCTCCCTGCGGGTGGAGCAGCGCGTCTATCTCTCCAACGACCACGGGGGGAGGGTGCTGCGCGGGTTCGGTCCCAACCTGTTCGCCGAGTCCGCGGTCTACCTGCTCTCGAAAAAGTGA
- a CDS encoding PAS domain S-box protein → MNLDGPISFPDVEEIDRPAASRILATLIEASPLAIVTFDPEGVVTMWNPAAERIFGWSESEALGSHLPFVPADKQGEFRALRRRALLGEVFTEPELHRRKADGSPIVVSVSTSPLRRPDGTIYGIMSILMDVTERKAAEESRARLTMAVEQAGESIVVTDTRGVIQYVNPAFERITGYDRLEVIGQNPRFLKSGLHDAAFYANLWCTLQRGEVWRGTFLDKRKDGTLCEEDAVISPVRDPSGQVVNYVAVKRDVTEVRRMEEQLRQSQKMEAVGRLAGGVAHDFNNLLTAISGYSELLLHRLPAYSTLRRNVEEIRKAGDRAAALTRQLLAFSRRQVLQPKVLDLNTVVTTMEQMLRRLIGEDIELLTDLSPSLSRVKADPGQIEQVIVNLAVNARDAMPGGGRITVSTADTCLSPAYAAAHPEVRPGPHVLLSVADTGHGMSDETQAHLFEPFFTTKERGKGTGLGLATVYGIVQQSGGHIRVNSAADSGSTFLIYLPRVETAEDRVQGTDRPSLPHPSPGTETILLAEDEEVVRRLTREILSENGYKVLEAENGREALLLSEAHRGEIHLLLTDVVMPKMSGRELTERIRPLRPGLRILYMSGYTDDAILRHGVLEDGIPFLQKPFTPEDLARKVREVLDQA, encoded by the coding sequence ATGAACCTGGATGGCCCCATCTCGTTTCCCGACGTCGAGGAAATCGACCGCCCGGCGGCGTCCCGGATCCTCGCCACCCTCATCGAGGCGTCCCCGCTGGCCATCGTCACGTTCGACCCCGAAGGCGTCGTCACGATGTGGAACCCGGCGGCCGAGCGGATCTTCGGGTGGTCCGAAAGCGAGGCCCTCGGGTCGCACCTGCCCTTCGTCCCGGCCGACAAGCAGGGGGAGTTCCGCGCGCTTCGACGGCGCGCACTGCTCGGGGAGGTGTTCACCGAGCCCGAGCTGCACCGGCGGAAGGCCGACGGCTCCCCGATCGTCGTGAGCGTATCTACCTCTCCCCTTCGCCGGCCGGACGGGACCATCTACGGGATCATGTCGATCCTGATGGACGTCACCGAGCGGAAGGCGGCCGAGGAGTCGCGGGCCCGGCTGACGATGGCGGTGGAACAGGCGGGCGAGAGCATCGTCGTCACCGACACCCGCGGCGTGATCCAGTACGTCAACCCCGCCTTCGAGCGGATCACCGGGTACGACCGGCTGGAGGTCATCGGGCAGAACCCGAGATTCCTCAAGAGCGGCCTGCACGACGCGGCGTTCTATGCAAACCTGTGGTGCACCCTCCAGCGCGGCGAGGTATGGAGGGGGACGTTCCTCGACAAGAGGAAGGACGGCACCCTTTGCGAGGAGGACGCCGTCATCTCCCCGGTGCGGGACCCCTCGGGCCAGGTGGTGAACTACGTCGCCGTCAAGCGGGACGTCACCGAGGTCCGGCGCATGGAGGAACAGCTTCGCCAGTCGCAGAAGATGGAAGCCGTCGGCAGGCTGGCGGGAGGGGTCGCCCACGACTTCAACAACCTGCTGACCGCCATCTCGGGCTACTCCGAACTCCTGCTCCACCGGCTCCCCGCCTATTCGACGCTGCGCCGGAACGTCGAGGAGATCCGGAAGGCGGGGGACCGCGCCGCCGCGCTCACTCGCCAGCTTCTCGCCTTCAGTCGCCGCCAAGTCCTCCAGCCGAAGGTCCTGGACCTGAACACCGTGGTGACGACCATGGAGCAGATGCTGCGCCGCCTGATCGGTGAGGACATCGAGCTGTTGACCGACCTGTCCCCTTCCCTGTCGCGGGTGAAGGCGGACCCCGGGCAGATCGAGCAGGTGATCGTGAACCTGGCGGTCAACGCCCGGGACGCGATGCCCGGCGGAGGCCGCATCACCGTCTCGACCGCCGATACGTGCCTCTCCCCCGCCTACGCGGCCGCCCACCCCGAAGTGCGTCCGGGACCGCACGTGCTCCTCTCCGTGGCGGACACGGGACACGGGATGAGCGACGAGACCCAGGCGCACCTGTTCGAGCCGTTTTTCACCACCAAGGAGAGGGGAAAAGGGACCGGTCTCGGACTGGCCACGGTCTACGGCATCGTGCAGCAGAGCGGCGGGCACATCCGGGTGAACAGCGCCGCGGACAGCGGGTCGACGTTCCTCATTTACCTGCCGCGGGTCGAAACTGCCGAGGACCGTGTGCAGGGGACGGATCGACCGTCCCTGCCCCATCCCTCCCCGGGCACCGAGACGATCCTCCTGGCCGAGGACGAGGAGGTGGTGCGGCGGCTTACGCGGGAGATCCTGTCGGAGAACGGCTACAAGGTGCTCGAGGCGGAGAACGGCCGCGAGGCGCTGCTGCTCTCCGAAGCCCACCGCGGGGAGATCCACCTGCTGCTGACCGACGTGGTGATGCCGAAGATGAGCGGCAGGGAGCTCACCGAGCGGATCCGGCCCCTGCGCCCGGGCCTGCGGATCCTGTACATGTCGGGGTACACCGACGACGCCATCCTCCGACACGGCGTACTGGAAGACGGGATCCCCTTCCTGCAGAAGCCGTTCACCCCGGAAGACCTCGCCCGGAAGGTGCGCGAGGTGCTGGACCAGGCCTGA
- the glgP gene encoding alpha-glucan family phosphorylase, translating to MRIRHFHVRPNIPKELASLEEIARNLWFSWSWEAVQLFIRLNSVLWEQSYQNPVQMLGTLPQADLEAAARDESFVANVERVYRSFQEYRTRTSWFQEAHGADAGARVAYFSCEYGIDEGLPIYSGGLGVLSGDHLKSASDLGVPLVGVGLLYQKGYFRQVLSLDGWQKELYPDNDWYNMPVAMERGADGRPLEIGVNVGGETVKARVWRVDVGRAPLYLLDSNITGNSARSREITSTLYGGDRDMRIRQEILLGVGGVRALKALGIRPTVYHMNEGHSAFLIVERIRDLMASHGLTFGQAREVVLATGVFTTHTPVPAGNERFDPELLRKYLEPKIRPLGIPWEDFLALGQSGMPQSKEFGMTVFALRSSAFANGVAKLHAETSRAMWKNLWPELPEGEVPIRAITNGIHTRSWLSHEMVELYTRYFGPRFLEKPADHAVWERVESIPPGELWRIHQSRRERLVFFARKRLKNQLRRQGAGMALQRAAEEALNPEALTIGFSRRFATYKRANLLFRQPDRLVRLLTNPDRPVQILFAGKAHPQDLPAKEIIRSVIHFASDPRVRDRLVFLEDYDINVARYLVQGVDVWLNNPRRPLEASGTSGMKAAANGALNVSILDGWWDEGYSADLGWAIGSGETYGDPEEQDRVECEALYNLLENEIVPLFHDRDRGGLPRAWIGMMKASIRKLGAFFNTHRMVEEYTETSYLPAHRAGVRLSANDHSVARELAAWRERAASAWHGVTIRVEETRKHKEMRVGDTVGVAVRVRLGGLTPAEVAVEIRYGFYNAAGEVRMGTILSGRHDGRDGGEEIYRVEIPCAGSGRYGFAARVLPRHPDLVNALTPLQMTWEDGAPDA from the coding sequence ATGCGAATCCGTCATTTCCACGTCCGACCGAACATCCCGAAGGAACTGGCTTCGCTCGAGGAGATCGCCCGGAACCTCTGGTTCTCGTGGAGCTGGGAGGCGGTGCAGCTCTTCATCCGGCTGAATTCCGTCCTCTGGGAGCAGTCGTACCAGAACCCGGTTCAGATGCTCGGGACGTTGCCGCAGGCGGACCTCGAAGCCGCCGCCAGGGACGAGAGCTTCGTCGCGAACGTCGAGCGGGTGTACCGGTCGTTCCAGGAGTACCGGACGAGGACGTCGTGGTTCCAGGAGGCCCACGGGGCGGACGCCGGCGCCCGGGTGGCCTATTTCTCGTGCGAGTACGGGATCGACGAGGGGCTCCCGATATACTCCGGGGGGCTCGGGGTCCTCTCGGGCGACCACCTGAAGTCGGCTTCCGACCTCGGGGTCCCGCTCGTCGGGGTCGGGCTCCTGTACCAGAAGGGATATTTCCGCCAGGTGCTGTCGCTGGACGGGTGGCAGAAGGAGCTGTACCCGGACAACGACTGGTACAACATGCCGGTGGCGATGGAGAGGGGGGCGGACGGCCGCCCCCTGGAAATCGGGGTGAACGTCGGCGGCGAGACGGTCAAGGCGCGCGTCTGGCGGGTGGACGTCGGCCGCGCTCCCCTGTACCTGCTCGACAGCAACATAACGGGAAATTCCGCCCGCTCCCGGGAGATCACCTCGACCCTCTATGGAGGGGACCGGGACATGCGCATCCGGCAGGAGATCCTGCTCGGCGTCGGCGGAGTGCGGGCGCTGAAGGCCCTCGGGATCCGGCCGACCGTGTACCACATGAACGAGGGCCACTCCGCGTTCCTGATCGTCGAACGGATCCGCGACCTGATGGCGTCGCACGGGCTCACCTTCGGGCAGGCGCGGGAGGTGGTGCTCGCCACCGGCGTATTCACCACCCACACCCCCGTTCCCGCGGGGAACGAACGGTTCGATCCGGAGTTGCTGCGGAAATATCTCGAACCGAAGATCCGGCCGCTGGGGATCCCCTGGGAAGACTTCCTCGCCCTCGGCCAGTCGGGAATGCCGCAGTCGAAAGAGTTCGGGATGACGGTGTTCGCCCTCCGGTCGTCGGCGTTCGCGAACGGCGTGGCGAAGCTTCACGCCGAGACTTCCCGGGCGATGTGGAAGAATCTGTGGCCGGAGCTCCCCGAGGGGGAGGTTCCGATCCGCGCGATCACCAACGGGATCCATACCCGTTCCTGGCTCAGCCACGAGATGGTGGAGCTGTACACGCGGTACTTCGGGCCGCGGTTCCTCGAGAAACCCGCGGACCACGCGGTGTGGGAACGGGTGGAGTCGATCCCCCCCGGGGAACTCTGGCGGATCCACCAGTCCCGCCGGGAGCGGCTCGTCTTCTTCGCCCGGAAGCGGCTGAAAAACCAGTTGCGCCGCCAGGGGGCCGGGATGGCGCTCCAACGCGCGGCGGAGGAGGCGCTGAACCCGGAGGCGCTGACGATCGGGTTTTCCCGGCGGTTCGCCACCTACAAGCGCGCGAACCTGCTTTTCCGGCAACCCGACCGGCTGGTCCGGCTCCTGACGAATCCGGACCGGCCCGTTCAGATCCTCTTCGCCGGGAAGGCGCACCCGCAGGACCTTCCGGCGAAGGAGATCATCCGTTCGGTCATCCATTTCGCGTCGGACCCGCGGGTCCGGGACCGGCTGGTATTCCTCGAGGATTACGACATCAACGTGGCGCGGTACCTGGTGCAGGGGGTCGACGTGTGGTTGAACAACCCGCGGCGGCCGCTGGAGGCGTCGGGGACGAGCGGGATGAAGGCGGCGGCCAACGGCGCGCTGAACGTTTCGATCCTCGACGGGTGGTGGGACGAGGGGTACTCCGCCGATCTCGGGTGGGCGATCGGGAGCGGGGAGACGTACGGCGACCCGGAGGAACAGGACCGGGTGGAGTGCGAGGCCCTGTATAACCTCCTCGAGAACGAGATCGTCCCCCTGTTCCACGACCGGGACCGCGGGGGGCTGCCGCGCGCCTGGATCGGGATGATGAAGGCGTCGATCCGGAAGCTGGGCGCGTTTTTCAATACGCATCGGATGGTCGAGGAGTATACGGAGACGTCCTACCTGCCCGCCCATCGCGCGGGTGTACGTCTGTCCGCGAACGATCATTCCGTCGCCCGGGAACTGGCCGCGTGGCGGGAACGCGCCGCGTCGGCGTGGCATGGGGTCACGATTCGGGTGGAGGAGACGCGGAAGCACAAGGAGATGCGCGTGGGGGACACGGTGGGAGTCGCCGTCCGCGTCCGCCTTGGGGGGCTCACCCCGGCCGAGGTCGCCGTCGAGATCCGTTACGGCTTCTACAATGCCGCCGGGGAGGTGCGCATGGGAACCATCCTGTCGGGGCGCCACGATGGGCGCGACGGCGGCGAGGAGATCTACCGGGTGGAGATCCCTTGCGCGGGGAGCGGCCGGTACGGGTTCGCCGCGCGGGTCCTGCCACGGCACCCGGACCTCGTGAACGCCCTCACTCCCCTGCAGATGACGTGGGAGGACGGGGCTCCCGACGCTTGA
- a CDS encoding TIGR04283 family arsenosugar biosynthesis glycosyltransferase produces MISAGISVIIPTLDEEEGIGRAIRSCREAGPCEVIVVDGGSRDRTVEIARAEADAVIIAPRGRAAQMNAGAAVARGEVLLFLHADTLLPRGSVPAAVATLQDPAVIGGAFRVRLAASRGAGRYVRAALGITGRMIGARAAVSRSYSGDQAIFVRAEAFRAAGGYPEIPLMEDVELSRRMRRAGMTVLLPLRVETSGRRWEAWGPLRTVLFMWRLRIGHLLGRTPSRSAESYRRGPARGGRPPLKRREPRPPTSSAGE; encoded by the coding sequence ATGATCTCCGCCGGCATCTCCGTGATCATCCCCACGCTGGACGAGGAGGAGGGGATCGGCCGCGCGATCCGGTCGTGCCGGGAGGCGGGGCCGTGCGAGGTGATCGTCGTCGACGGGGGGAGCCGGGACCGCACGGTGGAGATCGCGCGGGCGGAGGCCGACGCCGTGATCATCGCTCCGCGGGGGAGGGCGGCGCAGATGAACGCGGGCGCAGCCGTCGCCCGCGGGGAGGTCCTCCTCTTCCTGCACGCGGACACTCTCCTGCCCCGGGGATCCGTGCCCGCCGCGGTCGCCACGCTGCAGGACCCGGCGGTGATCGGCGGCGCCTTCCGCGTACGCCTCGCCGCGTCCCGCGGCGCGGGCCGGTACGTCCGCGCGGCGCTCGGGATCACGGGGCGGATGATCGGGGCACGGGCGGCCGTGTCGCGTTCGTACAGCGGGGACCAGGCGATCTTCGTGCGGGCGGAGGCGTTCCGCGCCGCCGGCGGCTACCCGGAGATCCCGCTGATGGAGGACGTCGAGCTGTCGCGGCGGATGCGGCGGGCGGGAATGACGGTCCTGCTGCCGCTGCGCGTGGAGACGTCGGGAAGGCGCTGGGAAGCGTGGGGCCCCCTCCGGACGGTCCTGTTCATGTGGCGCCTGCGGATCGGCCACCTCCTCGGGAGGACGCCGTCGCGATCCGCCGAATCGTACCGCCGCGGGCCGGCCCGGGGAGGACGGCCTCCTCTCAAGCGTCGGGAGCCCCGTCCTCCCACGTCATCTGCAGGGGAGTGA
- a CDS encoding VTT domain-containing protein, giving the protein MRRYRGRDLLKLAAFLLLVAGAAYLLIFTPAGDLFRTHEGRKALVGKLDLLVQAAGPMGPVLFILVYALGVLVLPATPFAIAGAIIFGKFYGMLYNLAADTLGASISFYLGRYFLHGVARGFLETRMPWLDRKAAEEGVSVIFYLRIFWFPFIVLNYAAGATRIRFRDYLLGTFLGLLPPVLLFTYFVGAMKEVLATYERPADLLTFDLLLPVLLLVLSFFLPTLVKRIRKGRELVP; this is encoded by the coding sequence GTGCGTAGGTACAGGGGCAGGGACCTTCTCAAGCTCGCCGCGTTCCTGCTCCTCGTCGCGGGCGCCGCGTACCTCCTGATCTTCACCCCTGCGGGCGACCTGTTCCGCACGCACGAGGGAAGGAAGGCGCTGGTCGGGAAACTGGACCTCCTCGTCCAGGCCGCGGGACCGATGGGGCCCGTGCTCTTCATTCTCGTATATGCGCTGGGCGTGCTCGTCCTTCCCGCCACCCCGTTCGCCATCGCGGGGGCGATCATCTTCGGCAAGTTCTACGGGATGCTGTACAACCTCGCGGCCGACACGCTCGGGGCCTCGATCTCCTTCTACCTCGGGAGATATTTCCTGCACGGGGTGGCCCGGGGCTTCCTCGAGACGCGGATGCCGTGGCTCGACCGGAAGGCGGCCGAGGAAGGGGTCTCGGTGATCTTCTACCTGCGGATCTTCTGGTTCCCTTTCATCGTCCTCAACTACGCCGCCGGAGCGACGCGGATCCGGTTCCGGGACTACCTCCTCGGCACCTTCCTCGGGCTGCTCCCGCCCGTCCTCCTCTTCACCTACTTCGTGGGGGCGATGAAGGAGGTCCTCGCCACGTACGAGCGTCCCGCGGACCTGTTGACGTTCGACCTGCTCCTCCCTGTCCTTCTCCTCGTACTATCCTTCTTCCTGCCGACCCTCGTGAAGCGCATCCGCAAAGGCCGCGAACTGGTCCCATGA
- a CDS encoding DUF3332 family protein, translated as MRGSRFGKGIALVLVAAVGALSAGCFGKFQLTRKVYDINQSIDEQYVRSAATWIFVIAQVYTVAALLDFIVFNVIEFWTGENPAASEPVTKVYPQGDGKTVLTLFRDGSATVAVIGRYEGEKLVSTLRVRDDGRGRVAAVETSAGKTVSEVSAVAASDGSVDVTTVTAAGAGTERYAALAVRTKVAYAARIASEAAQTARGMGGMIPLAAARVPSYGG; from the coding sequence ATGCGGGGAAGCCGGTTCGGGAAGGGGATCGCGCTGGTGCTGGTGGCGGCGGTGGGGGCGCTCTCCGCCGGGTGCTTCGGGAAGTTCCAGTTGACGCGCAAGGTGTACGACATCAACCAGTCGATCGACGAGCAGTACGTCCGCAGCGCGGCGACGTGGATCTTCGTCATCGCACAGGTATATACCGTCGCGGCGTTGCTCGACTTCATCGTGTTCAACGTGATCGAGTTCTGGACGGGCGAAAATCCCGCCGCCTCGGAGCCGGTGACGAAAGTGTACCCGCAGGGGGACGGGAAGACGGTCCTTACCCTCTTCCGCGACGGTTCCGCGACGGTGGCCGTGATCGGACGGTACGAAGGGGAGAAGCTCGTTTCCACCCTCCGGGTCCGCGACGACGGGCGGGGAAGGGTTGCCGCGGTCGAGACGTCGGCGGGAAAAACGGTCAGCGAGGTATCCGCGGTCGCGGCCTCCGACGGGTCGGTGGACGTGACGACGGTCACCGCAGCGGGCGCGGGCACGGAGAGGTACGCGGCGCTGGCCGTCCGGACGAAGGTGGCGTACGCGGCCCGGATCGCATCGGAAGCGGCGCAGACGGCGCGGGGCATGGGCGGCATGATCCCCCTGGCCGCCGCCCGGGTCCCGTCGTACGGGGGCTGA
- a CDS encoding HAMP domain-containing sensor histidine kinase, with translation MKFPGIPLRDRGLQFKLTMVMLILFACSLGSVYIPYMFGRDSLKKDLENSFLELSNAISVSVDQLTTPGTSEEDRLYHYVESLKKTGIREVSIVGEDMGVIDSTNPKAIGRPAKIKLPPEKLVINATFGDDAGEKIQPRDLVVPVKVVGDTIGYIHLRLKIDDFTEPIRRNLYLRLFSTILIFSGGLVLAVIISAHYVSPVVRLAHAAETVAAGDFSQELPVEGKDEVGRLTRSFNEMIVRLRQNRALEEAVRENQYLTHLGKLSSGMAHEIRNPLNFIGLAVDHLDAMTEGKGSEGEAEKRQVIGRIKEEIGRLNELVTNFILYGRPPELQRATVRVPDLVVGVLRMAEERLRAQSISIRTEPGEPREIHADPDMLRRALVNLVGNAIDAMPNGGTLSVSSGPLPDGRYSVVVEDTGVGITPEDRERIFEPYFTTKASGLGLGLVLTKKIVDAHGGDISVESTPGKGTRIEVVLPTGPTSEGAPG, from the coding sequence ATGAAGTTTCCAGGCATTCCGTTGCGCGATCGCGGGCTGCAGTTCAAGCTCACGATGGTCATGTTGATCCTGTTCGCCTGCTCCCTCGGGTCCGTGTACATCCCGTACATGTTCGGCCGGGATTCGCTGAAGAAAGACCTCGAGAACAGCTTCCTCGAACTTTCCAACGCGATCAGCGTCAGCGTGGACCAGTTGACGACGCCGGGGACCTCCGAGGAGGACCGCCTGTACCACTACGTCGAGTCCCTGAAGAAGACGGGAATCCGCGAGGTGTCGATCGTCGGCGAGGACATGGGCGTCATCGACAGCACGAATCCCAAGGCGATCGGCAGGCCGGCGAAGATCAAGCTGCCGCCGGAAAAACTGGTGATCAATGCGACGTTCGGGGATGACGCGGGGGAGAAGATCCAGCCCCGGGACCTCGTGGTGCCGGTCAAGGTGGTGGGGGACACCATCGGGTACATCCACCTGCGGTTGAAGATCGACGATTTCACCGAGCCGATCCGGCGGAACCTCTACCTGCGTCTTTTCAGCACCATCCTCATCTTCTCGGGCGGTCTCGTCCTCGCGGTCATCATCTCCGCCCACTACGTCTCCCCCGTGGTGCGGCTTGCGCATGCCGCCGAGACCGTGGCCGCCGGGGATTTTTCGCAGGAGCTTCCGGTGGAGGGGAAGGACGAGGTGGGACGGCTCACCCGTTCCTTCAACGAGATGATCGTCCGGCTCCGGCAGAACCGGGCCCTCGAGGAGGCGGTCCGGGAGAACCAGTACCTGACGCATCTCGGGAAGCTCTCCTCGGGAATGGCCCACGAGATCCGCAACCCGCTCAACTTCATCGGGCTCGCGGTGGACCACCTGGACGCGATGACGGAGGGGAAAGGGTCCGAGGGGGAAGCGGAGAAGCGCCAGGTGATCGGGCGGATCAAGGAGGAGATCGGCCGGCTGAACGAGTTGGTCACCAACTTCATCCTCTACGGGCGTCCCCCCGAGCTGCAGCGCGCGACCGTCCGGGTCCCCGACCTCGTGGTCGGGGTGCTGCGGATGGCGGAGGAACGCCTCCGCGCGCAATCGATTTCCATTCGCACGGAACCGGGGGAGCCCCGGGAGATCCACGCCGATCCCGACATGCTGCGGAGGGCGCTGGTGAACCTGGTGGGGAACGCCATCGACGCGATGCCGAACGGCGGGACGCTGTCCGTTTCCTCGGGACCGCTGCCCGACGGGAGATACTCCGTCGTCGTGGAGGACACGGGCGTCGGCATCACGCCGGAAGACCGGGAAAGGATCTTCGAGCCGTACTTCACCACCAAGGCGTCCGGCCTGGGGCTCGGACTGGTCCTCACGAAGAAGATCGTCGACGCCCACGGGGGAGATATTTCCGTGGAGTCCACTCCCGGGAAAGGGACGCGGATCGAGGTTGTGCTTCCCACCGGCCCTACATCGGAAGGGGCGCCGGGATGA
- a CDS encoding sigma-54 dependent transcriptional regulator has translation MKGTILVVDDERNQREILGAILKSEGYIPLLASGGAEALRLLEREAVDLVITDLVMPGMTGEELIDAVLARNPGMPILLSSAYGTIQTAVDAIKKGAYYYFEKPVDRARLLIIVERAIENLRLRESHRVLSEKLFPGVVPILGEHAAIREIKRILPRVARSESTILLTGESGTGKEVIARNVHSMSGRSSAPFLAVNCASLPDTLFESELFGHERGAFTGAVRREIGLFEAAGGGTIFLDEIAEIKLETQAKLLRALQEKEIRRIGGKENIPVDVRIVAATNRDLDDAVREGKFRADLFYRLNIVKLTLPPLRDRISDIPLLAEHFLAKSGEKGVPPVREITKEAMRLLMRYSWPGNIRELSSVIERAVVLAEGGKIGPGELPLELREGADAVPAKAFDLPPQGVEFEKIEEHLLRQAVGRSGGVHTRGAELLRMSYKAYVYRLKKFGILPP, from the coding sequence ATGAAGGGGACCATCCTCGTCGTCGACGATGAGCGAAACCAGCGGGAGATCCTCGGCGCGATCCTCAAGAGCGAAGGGTACATCCCCCTGTTGGCCTCCGGAGGGGCGGAGGCGCTTCGGCTCCTCGAGAGGGAGGCCGTGGACCTCGTGATCACCGACCTCGTCATGCCGGGGATGACGGGGGAGGAGCTGATCGACGCCGTCCTCGCCCGCAACCCCGGGATGCCCATCCTTCTCAGCAGCGCCTACGGCACGATCCAGACCGCGGTCGACGCGATCAAGAAGGGGGCGTACTACTACTTCGAAAAGCCGGTCGACCGGGCCCGCCTATTGATCATCGTCGAACGGGCCATCGAGAACCTGCGCCTGCGCGAGTCCCATCGCGTGCTGTCGGAGAAGCTCTTTCCCGGCGTCGTCCCGATCCTCGGCGAGCACGCGGCGATCCGCGAGATCAAGCGGATCCTTCCGCGGGTCGCGAGGAGCGAAAGCACGATCCTCCTCACCGGCGAGAGCGGCACGGGGAAGGAGGTGATCGCCCGCAACGTCCATTCCATGAGCGGCCGCAGTTCCGCCCCGTTCCTCGCGGTCAACTGCGCCTCCCTCCCGGACACCCTGTTCGAGAGCGAGCTGTTCGGCCACGAGCGAGGGGCGTTCACCGGCGCGGTGCGCCGGGAAATCGGCCTCTTCGAGGCCGCGGGAGGGGGGACGATCTTCCTCGACGAGATCGCCGAGATCAAGCTGGAGACCCAGGCGAAGCTGCTGCGCGCCCTGCAGGAAAAGGAGATCCGCCGGATCGGCGGCAAGGAGAACATCCCCGTCGACGTCCGGATCGTCGCGGCAACGAACCGGGATCTCGATGATGCCGTGCGGGAGGGAAAGTTCCGGGCGGACCTCTTCTACCGGCTGAACATCGTGAAGCTCACCCTCCCGCCCCTGCGGGACCGGATCTCCGACATCCCCCTCCTTGCGGAGCACTTCCTCGCGAAGAGCGGCGAGAAGGGCGTTCCGCCCGTGCGCGAGATCACGAAGGAGGCGATGCGGCTCCTGATGCGATACTCCTGGCCCGGGAACATCCGCGAACTCTCCTCCGTCATCGAGCGGGCGGTCGTCCTCGCGGAAGGCGGAAAGATCGGGCCCGGGGAGCTGCCGCTGGAACTGCGCGAGGGCGCGGACGCCGTCCCCGCGAAGGCGTTCGACCTTCCTCCCCAAGGGGTGGAGTTCGAGAAGATCGAGGAGCACTTGCTGCGGCAGGCGGTGGGGCGTTCCGGGGGAGTTCACACCCGGGGGGCGGAGCTTCTCCGGATGAGCTACAAGGCGTACGTTTACCGGTTGAAGAAGTTCGGAATTCTTCCCCCCTGA